One region of Pogona vitticeps strain Pit_001003342236 chromosome 1, PviZW2.1, whole genome shotgun sequence genomic DNA includes:
- the CASP8AP2 gene encoding CASP8-associated protein 2 isoform X1: protein MAKSDDEMTFSNRLYGNSPCREGDESSVDIYDGLDSTPTVSISNSSEVTLSTTGLNLFDEILIEEGTAKEATYKDLQAEHEKCQQQLQDFIKRVKEIQEQNSALQNENQSLKKNISALIKTARVEIKRKDDEINNLQRRLSEIASHQNTRQYFPGSTSTTRSFEGSKAKNKLKDILPDNNSKTDSRTKQAVAPTLSHSYLSWNPKNKKFHSETRRTSYIPQSDPEQLYTDAAHPRLVNISGSCDEEKKKEIKNSEHNSRENNFRCESKAQQNPDGLLDAHKKLQVNSQKTDRNGQWKINKDFKLKNNLYTEKQTDKGSSDGEKRLMPKGRLLPQTGHLNEDRGKKSEDINHKDLKAQNKEENINAQKNKQYDKHLEQQRTGMLISHPEKHAIATGPQKLNKSNVEDRKMKETDGRRNKGVSNHGFQGDKVSLPPCPMSIREPKHGHSKEDDRKYEHIDSKSNRHRTEEKRKNKRGNLIEDKNSENERDSKETLQKMRGTIKMKDSAKEGKKVFLAEDNAKSVGGIEEHMPVKAGKDEEQSKSKDLKLSFMQKLNLTLSPAKKQTDKLKSGAKPTSKYDADTPSQEIALVQSVPLNSNSTKQTKTPSSLADDNPAQTKMEKITSAFENEMQIGNGVLTEAVSAELSATSFQQNIAGQYQLSEAKIEMEEVNETFVAPSLGSPMDQHTLPDSCFSDLETISSVDFDTFCVIDEINGSDSDSLMDEGQVSKCADKEVLVDPEKGNRLVPHETAAEKARILSADMSETNPKVHNSEPSFSDHGNLPEALCDQGLKPTFEPRDTNPVLTEDENSILSVDLNQMRCIPKAISPLNSPMRPLPRVLRTESLYEGPVKGYNTESTIVCPGRSQSGEINKENQKPLHTDHPVLEESHLSMSSNELEEGEIVSDDGEAETEQNTEYSKTIKRKSSDRSDLSNSTSNHKAKSTSSGEDSGKLNSGKRSKEKPHGGTVKSSKEMKKNKAVSIDCLEKIVQIIIEPSTAHEFMNMMRAIRKQIRRNYMKFKIHFPVQHFHRIIDSAVLNFTSLVKYLDFSKMTKSNGTLKLDLCEVIESKLNQIKKNSAIEYLFKQQESDMKKKLWKLVDEQLDHLFDKIKKILLKLCNLKNFGNECSERKLDKRMNAGPKCLVNHKTDRQKSKKPILNVITKKPEDCTLSKPTAGSQLSKRDHCDINKPHTHKNTTTKSKRSYTDNAKYSETNTGLLKERSIENTSLKAGKYEKEESQMVGDPHKSDISSGPLTEQQMSGLTFNLVNDAQMGEMFKSLLQGSDLSEKNVDFIDEHQWEFRTPVKHTPEDQSCEEDTVYEAEESVPKNSHIESRVLDGIKWPTVSPERDSTFLTRLHMPVDPDILDESCMFEIPTDQALKKGEICISEKPKSLVSSILLEDLAVSLTIPSPLKSDAHLSFLKPDVLGSVPEDVLSAHFSEDAHLEEEDVSEQDIHLALESDNSSSKSSCSSSWATMPTAPGFQYCPNLPMQAVIMEKSNDHFIVKIRRAAPSTSPNLDQSTDEPLASLAENGSNEIMSEEKCDTSDSKSIALEDKMTTENSVNIVDSEDGNHTGEKQVSGSPEFVKEISVYLENGQESVQSKPSVPNDVIVSKETWCSKSRPCNMFELLKEPYSNSGEIEDHYLLGSHQGLHSDAGQEITSDLQDPSKELKGSLKESSSKTSQHEETPEMFKLPEMHTVKVLGGESVLSAKECSTISPVAVPLAEELSSKSHCHFDICIDMTDDTPMENEVDSWNLTGQSAVNDIPRSLYKDKKELKAEVYGEAFHISEQAGNLIGLPDKPEICGNAETKTLTNNSGQWCEENLDKESKKRKKETEETASVKRQKKESNPLACKKNSKSNKKSQEITSVGKSASDKKAASTRDKDAPLSTLSKSASNLCAKNIIKKKGEVVISWTRNDDREILLECQKKGPSEKTFASVATRLNKNPAQVRVGVEERFRQLVKLFKMSNCS from the exons ATGGCAAAAAGTGATGATGAAATGACGTTTTCTAATCGTCTGTATGGCA ATTCTCCTTGTCGAGAAGGTGATGAAAGTTCAGTGGATATATATGATGGCTTAGACAGCACTCCAACTGTTTCAA TTAGCAATTCTTCAGAAGTGACCCTATCCACAACTGGTTTAAATCTGTTTGATGAGATCCTGATTGAAGAAGGAACAGCAAAGGAAGCTACTTACAAAGAT TTGCAGGCTGAACATGAGAAATGTCAACAACAGCTTCAAGATTTTATAAAAAGGGTTAAGGAGATACAGGAACAG aattctGCTCTCCAAAATGAAAATCAGTCCCTTAAGAAGAATATTTCAGCTCTTATCAAAACAGCCAGAGTCGAAATTAAGCGGAAGGATGATGAAATTAATAATCTCCAACGAAG GTTGTCAGAAATTGCATCTCATCAGAATACTCGACAATACTTCCCAGGCTCTACTAGTACTACAAGAAGTTTTGAGGgatcaaaagcaaaaaataaattaaaagatatcCTTCCGGATAACAATTCAAAAACTGATTCAAGAACTAAGCAAGCTGTGGCCCCTACCCTATCTCATAGTTACCTGTCTTGGAACCCAAAAAATAAGAAATTTCATTCAGAAACAAGACGTACTTCATATATACCTCAGTCTGATCCAGAACAGCTTTACACTGATGCTGCTCATCCAAGACTAGTAAATATTAGTGGCTCTTgtgatgaagaaaagaaaaaagaaattaaaaacagtgAGCATAATAGCAGAGAGAACAACTTCAGATGTGAATCAAAAGCACAACAAAATCCAGATGGATTATTAGATGCTCACAAGAAGTTGCAAGTAAACTCACAAAAAACAGATAGAAATGGACAGTGGAAAATTAATAAGGACTTCAAGCTCAAAAACAACTTGTatacagaaaaacaaactgaTAAAGGATCTTCTGATGGGGAGAAGCGACTAATGCCTAAGGGCAGATTACTGCCCCAAACAGGACATCTCAATGAGGACAGGGGCAAAAAATCAGAAGACATAAATCATAAGGATCTGAAAGCgcaaaacaaagaggaaaacattaatgcacaaaaaaacaagcaatatGATAAGCATCTAGAACAGCAAAGAACTGGAATGCTTATTAGTCACCCTGAAAAGCATGCAATTGCCACTGGTCCTCAGAAACTAAATAAAAGCAATGTAGAAGACAGAAAGATGAAAGAAACTGATGGTAGAAGAAATAAAGGAGTGAGCAATCATGGATTCCAAGGAGACAAAGTATCACTACCACCGTGTCCTATGTCCATTAGAGAGCCAAAACATGGACATTCCAAGGAAGATGACAGAAAATATGAACACATagattcaaaatcaaatagacaTCGAactgaagaaaagaggaaaaacaagagaggcAATCTGATAGAGGACAAGAattctgaaaatgaaagagaTTCAAAGGAAACATTGCAAAAAATGAGAGGAACCATTAAAATGAAAGACAGTgcaaaagaggggaagaaagtcTTTCTGGCAGAAGATAATGCTAAGTCAGTTGGTGGTATAGAGGAACACATGCCTGTGAAAGCTGGAAAGGATGAGGAGCAGTCGAAAAGCAAAGACTTAAAACTGAGCTTTATGCAGAAACTAAATTTAACACTCTCCCCTgctaaaaagcaaacagacaaactAAAATCAGGAGCAAAACCCACCAGTAAATACGATGCAGATACTCCAAGTCAGGAAATAGCATTAGTACAATCTGTCCCTCTTAACAGTAACTCCACtaagcaaacaaaaacaccatCATCACTGGCCGATGACAATCCTGCTCAGactaagatggaaaaaataacCTCTGCTTTTGAGAACGAAATGCAGATCGGAAATGGCGTCCTGACAGAAGCCGTGAGTGCAGAGCTTTCTGCAACATCCTTCCAACAGAACATAGCAGGGCAGTATCAGCTGTCTGAAGCCAAAATTGAAATGGAAGAGGTTAATGAAACATTTGTGGCTCCTAGCTTGGGAAGCCCCATGGATCAACATACACTTCCAGACAGTTGTTTCAGTGACTTAGAGACTATAAGTTCAGTGGATTTTGATACTTTTTGTGTCATAGATGAGATTAATGGGTCAGATTCAGACTCACTAATGGATGAGGGGCAGGTCAGTAAATGTGCAGATAAAGAAGTCTTGGTGGATCCTGAAAAAGGAAACAGACTTGTGCCTCATGAAACTGCTGCGGAAAAAGCCAGGATACTGAGTGCAGATATGTCAGAAACCAACCCCAAGGTCCATAACTCAGAGCCAAGTTTTTCTGACCACGGAAACCTTCCAGAAGCATTGTGTGATCAAGGTTTAAAGCCTACATTTGAACCAAGAGACACAAATCCAGTTTTGACTGAAGATGAGAACTCTATACTGAGCGTAGATCTCAATCAGATGAGGTGTATTCCAAAGGCAATTAGCCCTCTGAACAGTCCAATGAGGCCGTTGCCTAGAGTCCTCAGAACAGAAAGCCTGTACGAAGGACCTGTGAAAGGTTATAATACAG AGAGCACAATAGTCTGTCCTGGAAGAAGCCAATCCGGTGAAATTAACAAGGAAAATCAAAAGCCACTTCACACAGACCACCCAGTCTTAGAAGAGTCTCATCTAAGCATGTCTTCAAATGAATTAGAAGAAGGGGAAATTGTAAGCGATGATGGGGAGGCCGAAACTGAACAGAACACTGAGTacagtaaaacaataaaaagaaaatcatctgATAGATCTGATTTGTCTAATAGTACGTCTAATCACAAGGCAAAGTCAACATCTTCTGGTGAAGATAGTGGAAAACTGAATTCTGGGAAAAGAAGTAAAGAGAAACCCCATGGTGGAACTGTAAAATCCtccaaagaaatgaagaaaaataaagctGTGAGCATTGATTGTCTTGAAAAAATAGTTCAGATTATCATTGAACCTTCCACTGCACATGAGTTTATGAACATGATGAGAGCTATAAGAAAACAAATACGTAGAAACTATATGAAATTTAAGATACATTTTCCAGTACAGCACTTTCACAGAATTATTGATTCAGCAGTTCTGAATTTTACATCACTTGTGAAATATCTAGACTTCTCTAAAATGACTAAATCAAATGGAACCTTAAAGTTGGATCTTTGTGAAGTCATAGAATCTAAACTTAACCAGATCAAAAAGAACAGTGCAATAGAGTATCTATTTAAACAGCAAGAATCAGATATGAAAAAAAAGTTGTGGAAGCTTGTCGATGAGCAACTTGACCACCTTtttgataaaattaaaaagattctTCTCAAGTTGTGTAACTTGAAAAATTTTGGAAATGAGTGTAGTGAAAGAAAGCTTGATAAAAGAATGAACGCAGGCCCTAAATGCCTTGTAAATCACAAAACTGATAGGCAGAAGTCAAAGAAACCCATCCTGAATGTTATCACTAAAAAGCCTGAAGATTGTACCCTTTCAAAGCCAACAGCAGGTAGCCAATTGTCCAAAAGAGATCACTGTGACATAAATAAaccgcacacacacaaaaatacaactACAAAATCTAAACGCTCCTATACTGATAATGCAAAATATTCTGAGACCAATACTGGACTACTCAAGGAAAGGTCCATAGAGAATACCTCTTTGAAAGCTGGAAAATATGAAAAGGAAGAATCACAGATGGTTGGAGACCCTCACAAATCTGATATTAGCTCTGGTCCTCTTACAGAGCAACAGATGTCTGGCTTAACATTCAACCTGGTCAATGATGCTCAGATGGGTGAAATGTTCAAAAGTTTGTTACAAGGCTCAGACCTTTCAGAAAAGAATGTTGACTTTATCGATGAACATCAGTGGGAGTTTAGAACACCAGTAAAACACACACCAGAAGATCAGAGCTGTGAGGAAGATACAGTGTATGAGGCAGAAGAATCAGTTCCAAAAAACAGCCACATAGAGTCAAGAGTGCTAGATGGTATTAAATGGCCCACAGTTTCACCTGAAAGAGATTCAACTTTTTTAACAAGACTGCATATGCCAGTTGATCCAGATATTCTAGATGAAAGCTGTATGTTTGAAATTCCTACTGATCAAGCTTTAAAGAAGGGTGAGATCTGCATTTCAGAGAAACCAAAATCACTTGTTTCTTCTATTCTTCTGGAAGACCTTGCAGTGTCATTAACTATCCCTTCTCCTTTGAAGTCAGATGCCCATCTTAGTTTTTTAAAACCCGATGTATTGGGGTCAGTTCCAGAGGATGTTCTAAGTGCTCATTTCAGCGAAGATGCCCATCTTGAGGAGGAAGATGTCTCTGAACAGGATATCCATTTGGCTTTGGAATCTGATAATTCAAGCAGTAAATCAAGCTGTTCTTCCTCATGGGCAACTATGCCTACTGCCCCtggatttcagtattgcccaaaTCTACCCATGCAGGCAGTAATAATGGAAAAATCAAATGACCACTTCATTGTTAAGATAAGGCGTGCTGCTCCATCTACCTCGCCAAATCTTGATCAATCCACAGATGAACCACTAGCCTCTCTTGCTGAAAATGGTAGCAATGAAATTATGTCTGAAGAAAAATGTGATACCTCGGATTCCAAAAGCATAGCATTGGAAGACAAAATGACAACTGAGAACAGTGTAAATATTGTTGACTCTGAGGATGGCAATCATACTGGGGAAAAACAAGTTTCTGGTTCGCCAGAATTTGTGAAGGAAATATCTGTTTATCTGGAGAATGGTCAGGAATCTGTTCAATCTAAACCTAGTGTTCCTAATGATGTTATCGTATCCAAAGAGACATGGTGTAGTAAATCCAGACCTTGTAACATGTTTGAACTCCTTAAAGAGCCATATAGCAATAGCGGAGAAATAGAAGACCATTATTTGCTTGGATCCCATCAGGGGTTACATAGTGATGCTGGCCAAGAAATAACGTCTGACTTGCAAGATCCCTCTAAAGAGCTGAAAGGTTCTTTGAAAGAATCCTCAAGTAAAACTAGCCAGCATGAAGAGACTCCTGAAATGTTTAAACTACCTGAGATGCACACAGTGAaagttttggggggggaaagtgtGTTGAGTGCTAAAGAATGTTCTACAATTAGCCCAGTGGCAGTTCCACTTGCAGAAGAGTTGTCCTCTAAGAGCCATTGCCATTTTGATATATGTATAGATATGACTGATGACACTCCCATGGAAAATGAAGTTGATTCATGGAACCTTACAGGGCAATCTGCTGTAAATGATATACCAAGAAGCTtatataaagataaaaaggaactTAAGGCAGAAGTCTATGGTGAAGCGTTTCATATTTCAGAGCAAGCTGGAAATTTGATAGGTCTCCCTGACAAGCCTGAAATATGTGGGAATGCTGAAACAAAAACTCTTACAAATAACAGTGGTCAGTGGTGTGAAGAAAACCTTgataaagaaagcaagaaaaggaaaaaggagacagAAGAAACAGCCAgtgttaaaagacaaaaaaaggaaagtaatcCATTGGCTtgcaagaaaaacagcaaaagcaacaaaaagtccCAGGAAATTACTTCAGTAGGCAAAAGTGCTTCAGATAAAAAGGCTGCATCTACTAGAGACAAGGATGCTCCACTATCAACATTGTCTAAATCAGCGTCAAATCTGTGTGCTAAAAATATCATTAAGAAGAAAGGAGAAGTTGTAATTTCATGGACAAG AAATGATGACAGGGAGATTCTGTTGGAGTGTCAGAAAAAGGGGCCTTCAGAAAAAACATTTGCTTCTGTTGCTACCAGGTTAAATAAAAATCCAGCTCAGGTACGTGTTGGG gTTGAAGAACGATTCAGGCAGCTAGTGAAGCTATTCAAGATGTCGAACTGCAGTTAG